ATCCCACGCTGGCAGCACGTGATTCACCGGTGGGTCGCCGACGGCACTGTCGGTGGCAGCACCGGTAATGGCAGGAAATCCGAGCGCCGGATTCACCGTGTAGTCCACCTCGGAGCCACCATCGCGTCGGCCCACCACGTTCGCCATGATCAGGTCGGGGCGATGGGCTCGCAGCGCGTCGTACGCGAGCCAGCCGCGTGCCGGAAAGTTGGTACTGAACATGCCGGCGTCGGGTCCCGGCAACGCGATGAGTTGCGTGAGGAGCTCCTGGCCGCGCGGCGATTTGATATCGACCGCGATCGAGCGTTTGCCCTTGTTGAGGCCCGCCCAAAAAAGACTCGTGCCATCGCGCGTGACGGGCCAACGCCGATAGTCCAAGCCACCGCCGATCGGATCGAAGCGAATCACATCAGCGCCCAACTGCGCCAGCGTCATGCCGCCCAAGGGCGCTGCGACGAAGGCCGATCCTTCGATTACGCGTAGGCCTGCAAGAATACCAGTCATGACCAAGCTCAAATCACGCGCTGCTGGCGCAGCCGGGCGATCTCTGCCTCGTCGATACCGAGGACTTCGCGCAGCACTTCATCGGTGTGCTGACCGAGTTCCGGCCCCAGACTGCGTACGCGCGCTGGCGTCTCAGAAAGCTGTGGAACGGGCGACGGCACGATGATCGACTCACCGGTTTTCGGCTCCTGCATCGCTACCAGGTTGCGCCGCGCGTGAAACTGACGGTCGCCGAAGATGTCGGCGATGTTGTTCAACGGCCCGGCCGGCGTATCGGTGGCATAGCAGCGCTCCAGCACTTCCTCGCGGGTGAGCGACCCGCACCAATCGCGGACGATCTCGTTCACGTCGTGCCGATGTTCGAGGCGTGTCTTCTGCTCGCCGTACGTGCTCGACGACGCGAGCTCGGCGCGCCCCATCGCCACGGCGAGACGACGGAAGAGCTTATCGGTGGCGCAGGAAATCGCGACCCACTTCCCGTCTTTGGTAGCGAAGTGTCCGTGTGGACAGGCGAAATCATTGTGCGACGAGCCGAGTCGTTCACGCACGATACCGTACATGCCGAAGGCGGGCGCCAGTTCTTCGGTACAGCGAAACACCGACTCATACAGGGCCGCATCGACATACTGTCCCTCGCCGGTGAGATCGCGATGTCGCAGGGCCATCAACACGCCGATGCAGCCGTACAGTCCCGTCATGTAGTCACCCAACGTGGTGGAGCCGGGCGTGACGGGCGTGCCCTTCGGCATGCCGGCCAGATAGGCAATGCCCCCGACCGCGTGCGCGACACGGGCAAAGCCTGGGCGATCCTTGTAGGGCCCCGTTTGTCCATAGCCGGTGACGCGCAGCATGATGAGCCGCGGATTGATCTCATGCAGCACATCCCAACCGAGTCCCCACTTCTCGAGCGTGCCGGTGCGAAAGTTCTCGCACAGTACGTCGGTCTTGGCGATGAGCTGCTTGAACAGCTCCACGCCGTCGGGCTGCCGCAGGTCGAGTGTAACCGAGCGCTTGTTCCGCGACTCGCTCAGCCACGTGTAGGTGTCACCGCGCTGCGATGGGGTCCCGAAGCGGCG
This region of Gemmatimonas groenlandica genomic DNA includes:
- a CDS encoding CaiB/BaiF CoA transferase family protein; the encoded protein is MPIASEPDRTPLPLAGIRVMDIATVIAAPFCATMLGEFGADVLKIEHPIGGDALRRFGTPSQRGDTYTWLSESRNKRSVTLDLRQPDGVELFKQLIAKTDVLCENFRTGTLEKWGLGWDVLHEINPRLIMLRVTGYGQTGPYKDRPGFARVAHAVGGIAYLAGMPKGTPVTPGSTTLGDYMTGLYGCIGVLMALRHRDLTGEGQYVDAALYESVFRCTEELAPAFGMYGIVRERLGSSHNDFACPHGHFATKDGKWVAISCATDKLFRRLAVAMGRAELASSSTYGEQKTRLEHRHDVNEIVRDWCGSLTREEVLERCYATDTPAGPLNNIADIFGDRQFHARRNLVAMQEPKTGESIIVPSPVPQLSETPARVRSLGPELGQHTDEVLREVLGIDEAEIARLRQQRVI